The window GACGCCCCGCCCGATGGACGACGTGGCGCCGTTCGTGTGGCACGGCTCCATCCGGTCCCCGGAGATCGCCGAGCAGGCCGCCTACTACGGCGACGGCTTCTTCCACAACAACATCTTCTGGCCCGCCGACCACACCAAGCGCATGGTCGAGTTCTACCGGAAGCGGTACGCCCACTACGGGCACGGAACGCCCGAGCAGGCGATCGTCGGCCTCGGCGGTCAGGTGTTCATGCGCAAGAACTCCCAGGACGCCGTGCGCGAGTTCCGCCCGTACTTCGACAACGCGCCGGTGTACGGCCACGGGCCCTCGCTGGAGGACTTCACCGAGCAGACCCCGCTGACGGTCGGTTCGCCGCAGCAGGTGATCGAGCGGACCCTGTCCTTCCGCGAGTACGCCGGCGACTACCAGCGCCAGCTGTTCCTGATGGACCACGCGGGACTGCCGCTGAAGACCGTGCTGGAGCAGCTCGACATGCTCGGCGAGGAGGTCGTGCCCGTGCTGCGCGAGGAGTTCGCGAAGGGACGCCCGGCCGACGTGCCCGAGGCGCCGACCCACCAGTCCCTGCTCGCCGCGAAGGAGGCGACCGCC of the Streptomyces sp. 1222.5 genome contains:
- a CDS encoding LLM class flavin-dependent oxidoreductase — protein: MQFGIFTVGDVTPDPTTGRTPTERERIKAMVAIALKAEEVGLDVFATGEHHNPPFVPSSPTTMLGYIAARTERLILSTSTTLITTNDPVKIAEDYAMLQHLADGRVDLMMGRGNTGPVYPWFGKDIRDGINLAVENYALLRRLWNEDVVDWEGKFRTPLQGFTSTPRPMDDVAPFVWHGSIRSPEIAEQAAYYGDGFFHNNIFWPADHTKRMVEFYRKRYAHYGHGTPEQAIVGLGGQVFMRKNSQDAVREFRPYFDNAPVYGHGPSLEDFTEQTPLTVGSPQQVIERTLSFREYAGDYQRQLFLMDHAGLPLKTVLEQLDMLGEEVVPVLREEFAKGRPADVPEAPTHQSLLAAKEATAV